The Salvelinus alpinus chromosome 10, SLU_Salpinus.1, whole genome shotgun sequence genome includes the window GTTCCCATCTTCAAATCATTGTCCATTGCTGACAAAAAGTAGTCTGCTATATTTAATAGAGTCATGTAACAGTGAAAAGGAAACATCCAGGATGTAGGCTCCTGTATTCAGGTTAACCCAACTATTATTCATCTGACCCACTTCTCATCATCTCCAATATGCATGTTCCATATTCCACGCCATCATGAACTCCTCATGCACCCATAATGGCGCCTTTTCAAAAGGGTGTCAGTTTTCAGCTTCCCTCCCATTCCTGCTTTTGTTGCTGGTGAACCCATAACATGTTGACGACTGGTGTCCCTTGCCTGCAAGCAGGAACGCTTGTGCgcgttcagacacacacacacacacacactgagtgaaaCCCCCAAAAATGTTGCTCCGAGAATACCAAGTAGGGGCAGGTAGTTGAGAGGGGCTTAGAGAGCCAAAATAGTAGAGGCCATAGAAAATAGGATGAATACATGAGGCTGAATGCGGGGTAAACTGTTAGCCCTTTGTCATTTAAAGTGATGTCTTTAACCCTTTGCGGGCCTTCCTCCCAACCACCCCCAACCGCCTTTTCCCTCTATTCACCATTAAGACAATAGCGGCAAGGGGAAGCCTTGCAAAACTGTGACATTAAAAACCCCATGTACTCCAATGGGAGTTTTTCCCCCCGCTGTTGATTAAATGGGGGAAAGGGGATAATTATATGAAAGCGGGAGGTGAGACGAACTGTCATTCAAGCTCCGAGACGAATAACAAACAAGTGCGTGCAGGTCAGACTGGGCTTGTCAGTCAACGTTCGTCATGCATACCGTGTTCCAAACATGTCTGCGCTGTCTTCAACCGGTGACAGGGCTTATGTTTTAAACAGCTAGCCTAGAGGAACACTCCATACCAGAGGAATTCCTGGCAAAACCATTGATAATACAACAGAGAAATATTATCTTTGTTCCTTTTTCCCCTGTATGGGTGAGGACATCTGCTGCTTGTTCACGAGGAACACGTCAATCACATATTAGTGGTACATTTCAGGTACTCACATTGTAAGACTTATCGTAAGCATGAATGAACCCCTTGTTTTCTTATGTCATAATTATCCTGACTAAAAAAAGAGCCCCTGTTAGACACAACATAGCATAAGCCTTAAAATAAGACAAAGGCTTATACCTGGTTATAACAAGTAATGAAGTGTTATACCTGTCAGCTTTAGACTGAGGGAGCACTTCTGATACGATGTTACCATTAAGTGTGTGAAGGAGAGGACAACCAAATAATGTGTTCCCACAGCTACAATCGATGGTCCTCCCAATGCAGAGCAACAGTTCACAGCCCCAGCTAAATGATTAAACGAAAGCCAGATGTTTCCCTTGGAGGTGAACTCTTACAGTATGGCTCTTTCCTTATTTCATAGCTCTAATCAGTTTGGGGAAATGGTCCAGTCTAGTCTGGCAGTTCAAAATAGGAAATTGGAATCATGAGTAGTGTAGGGGTTTGGAGTATGACTAAGaactgaaaatgtctgttttttgtttgttatggTAAGCTAGATCTCTCTTGGCTAAAGCTAATGCAGTTACTAaagttacagtgcatttggaaattattcagactttccccacattttgtttgtccctcatcaatctacacacaataccctacaatgacaaagcaaaaacagtttttagaaatgtttgcaaataaataaaataaactgaaatataacatttacacaagtattcttTATTGAGACAAATGATGGAAACTGTGTTTTTAGAATACATAATCATTTTGAAGGTATGCGGGGCACGTGATGTCATCACGTAACTCTAAAGCTCCACTCCACATTTAATTCTAAATGCTTACTGCTGGTGAAATAAATGTTTTCAACTATTAAAATAAATCATGTTTCTTTGCAGGACAAGGATTGTTCTAACTTTCAAGAACTCATTCATTGCTTTgccttgcttttctggttggctggaTGCAAGTTCCACCATCCAATTATATGGCAAATATTAGTCAATTATTGCATTTCATCAAGGCTTTCGCAGGCTACCTGAGATATGAAACCAATAGGTGGGAGGGCATAGGATACAGACTGTTGCCAATTTATTAGGCCTAATGCGCAATTTGCCCAAATGGAAACAGTTCAACCACGTTATTTGACACTGTAGGTTTTTGGCGAAAAAGTGTGTTTTAGGTGATATGTCATTAAGCCCAGCTAGTTCAAGATAGCTCAATGGAAACGCACCACAGCATGCAATTGTCACATGTATTTTCTTTGCAAACCGTAAATGTCGacgacgacaacaacaacaaaaaatcactgGAAAAGTTCATGGAAACATAGCTAGGGACGTAACTTGGTAAAGAGCAAGACTAAGTGAGAAATCCTCATTCTTGGTCTCTGGCTTGAAGTTTTGAGTTTGAAGCTGCGGAACATGTGTGGCTAGGGGGGATAAGACCATGTGGTTGTATGTTTCTCCCTACCATCTGGCACACAGGAAACACGGATGGGTTAGTGAGTTACTGCTCTGCTCTACCCCCCCAGCTATATACCTCAGAAGAGGCATGTCCTATCAGACTTCTCTCAAACATTCTACTGAACTAAACAAGGGCTGCAGTGAGTAAAGGGGTGGTAGATCTTGAGTTTAGTCAACATTCTCCTCTCCTACATGAAGAGACATAAATAAGTTCTGATTCAAATCCATATTGCCTTATTATTCTGCTTTTTAATCGATCTAGATcggaaaaatgtaaatgtaaagtgtcAGTTTCTCTGACTCTGACAGTGCAGCATTTTGGGTTATTACGCAGATTCCAAAGGATTGGCTCTGGGCAGTGAAGCCATAATGTCAAGCTGGCAAAGTGTCCATTGGAATATCAGTCCCTGCTGAGACAATCCCAAGACAATAAAAGATAGTGTCCCAATCTGATATCATAAAACATTACCCCGGGGAGAACTTGAAGATATTGGGCATGCATACACAAGAACTGACAAAAACAGCAGGGTTTAATTTCAAACGttaatatatttttctatttcatAGCGAACATATGCATCCAATTTGACACCCTAGTCACCCTAACTTGCAACAACATCAGAGTACTTGGAACAGGCTGATGTTTTTTTAAGATGCTTCtcaaaataaatattttctttataaaataataaaactTCAAATAAATATTCTTTCCACTAAAACAATGTTGAAATTAGAAAATAAAGATTTTCTTATTGGGTCACTGTACAATTTACAAGTAGAGTTGAAGGGATAAGATGTGTAAATGTCTCTTGTAAGGCAAACATAAAAAATGATTGATATACATTCCCATGAATGTACAACATTAAACATtgtattatataatatatatggaTCTATCATCAAGGTGCCTCTGGTTTGGCAGAATGCTTTTCACAGTTGAAAtattatatatacaaaaataaaacaTCTCTGAGGAGGTCATTTGCTAATTTACATACTTTTGCGATTACTATTCACAAACAAGTTAGTCAGGAGAGTCTGTCCATAGCATATCAGTTGTATTAAATGTCAAAAGGGCTAACATTCTGGACTTCGAttaaaacaatacaaaatcaGGACACTTGGTGATCAAGCAGCCTGTATTAACAACCATAGCTGAAAACAAACGACACAAACCACGTCAAACAGCTCAGCTTAGCCAAACCCCCAATCAACTTCTGACTACTTTGGCCAAAACGTGATGAGGTGATCGTTTCAGTTGCCCAAAGTTGTCAACCCCCATCGATTCTCCACAACACCCAAGGTACTTTCCCTTTACGTTGGCTTACAGTCAACACTCTTACAGTGGACAACGTTAGTGTTCTTACACCGGCACCCCGGTCGCTTGACGCGGTCGTAGCAGCTCTGGCACGCGGCAAGACACCCTTTAGCTGGGAGGTAGCACAGGAGACAGGGTAGGAACAGGGAAAGAAGGCCCATGGCCGACCAGCGCACGCAGCAGTGCGACTGGCTGCAGGAGAAGGGCTTGTCGGCGCATGTATCCTCGTCGTCACTGGAGCAGTGATAGAACAGGCCCTTGACGCAGCACACGCAAGTCCCGTAGTCCACCGCGTTCTGCACCGAGCATACGCACCGTCGGCCGCACATCCAGCAGGAGGGCAGGGCGCGCGGGCACATGCACTCCTGGCACTTGCACCGGCCACAGTCCTCACAGCGGTAGACGTGTTTACCCAGCAGCCCCTCCCTAGCGGCAGGGGCACCGCGCACCGTGGCCACCACCGCCCCGCCGACCGTACTAGCAAGGGGCTTCAATTCCTCCTGTTTAAGCTCCACTCGTTTGGGCTGGGTCCTGATTATCCGTTCGCTAACCGCCGGGCTACCCAGGAGCCTCTGCACGGAAGACGTGCTGCCTGTACTGGTCCTCGGGCTGTTTCTGGAGCCCTCTGTGCTAGAAGAAAGAGATAGGGCATCCCTAGGGGGGACTGTGGAGTGTGTGGGCTGAGGAAGTTGTTGAAGTTGGGGAAGTAAGTTCCTCTGGTTGGGCCTGGGGTCCTGGGGCTCCAGTTGCTCATTGGTCCCCAGGCCCAGTGGCACCACCAGGTCATTCTTCTGCTGGGTGGGCAAGGAGCCAGGGGGCCTAGGGACCACAATGGGTCCCACCGTTGGTCCCTCTGTGTACTCATTACTGCTCCCGGTGATCCTGATCTGGTCCAGCGAGAGCACAGGGGCCTGCTGGCTGGGGTTTACCCCAGGATCGGGCTGCCCTTCCTGTGCATGGTGAGGCCGGTGTAGCCTCCCGCTGTCACGCAGAGCACGCAGCAAGCCGGCCGACCCTCCGCCACCACTGCCATTTTGAGTACTGGTCTCCATCTTGGCTCTGAAGAAGGACCCCTCCGGCTGGCATTGAACACATCTGAAGTCCTGGAGAGAAAGATAGGCAAATATATATATGAGACGACCAGGTGACATTTGAGTAGAAACGACCCTATGCAAATTATAACTGATGATAAGGGTTTGGCAACATGGGTTGGCTAGCTACCAACTGGAGTTGTTTTCCTTGACAAATATATCAACACCTCACATTAAGAATTACTGTTCCAATGTAAAAGTGTAGGCCAATGCCCAATTCCAATCATATCCCCTAACCTTAGGCACTTTCTGTTTGGTGTTAAAAGGATGTGATAAGTAACAACAGCATAATATATACCTAACTGTACCTCTAAGGCAGCATTTCACCATTTCATATGATAGGAGAACAAAAACAAAGATTTGACATGATGAAACAGTGGATTGATCATGTTTCTGTACGTTGGGAAATTGACAGTAACATTGACAGCTGAACCCTTCTGATTGGAGGACTTAGGTACATACCAACTATTTCCTATTACATGAGATACATACAGGGAAAATAAAGAGCACGCAAGGAAGAGAACATGAGGCAATGCTGAGACAGGGCTAATCTACAACTTCAACGAAAGTTGAGGCACTCAAACATGTCTTCATGCGCATACTGTGTATCAAAACTTGCATCCTTATATGTTCCATAACTAGAAGGTAGAGACTTTAGACTTGTTGCCACCATTTCCAAATGAGTGAAAAACAACTGATTGCTAGTTTCGAGGGACTCATAATTGAACATTTCTATAGATTTGTCATTTCACTCTGGAGGCAATTATTAGCCTGATACATCATGGTGTGCATGACGCTCTTGTTTGAGTGTGCGTGTGTAGGGCAGCGGATGAGCCCAAAGACCATGACATTTGAGATGGGCTTTACATAGACAAATGGACAGGCGAGACGGAAAAGTAAAAACCCAAATGTCCTATTATGAAATAGCCTAACATAAACGCCAATAGCCCcaccaaacattcaaatattgACTTTTATCATTCCACCTTTCTTCTATAATGTAAAATAGCCCTCTAATTTTGTTCTGAatataaaacaacaaaaacactttTCAACTGCGCTAAATATGTGTTTATGTGCAGGCTACCGTTCACAGATTTTGTATTTACTCAATTTATCTAGTCAAAATGCATGATCTACAGACAGGCTATCAATTGTTTTAATAAGAGGGTGATGTCTAGACCGTTATTCAGAAGGGGAAAAACTAAAACACTACTTTTTAGAGCAAGAAGCTGTAGGCCTATTCAGATGAGAAAATGCTGGGATTGCACGGGGAAGGTTGGAGAAAGGATGGGGAAAGTCAATGCGGGTCGGCAGTTGGAACTCCCGAGTCCGAGAGCATGCATAAAACTGAATTGGTAAGGCTACTCTTATGTTACAACTTTTAAACATTGTAACGATCATATTTAGGCTACATTGTTGTTGAAATAGCACAAACTTAATTTCACGAACTCACCGTGTTCGCACCACTTCAGCCCCGTTTGTTGTATTAAATTCCAAATTCTGAAAGTTTATTCCTGCTTAAATTCATCTGGAATCCCATCCACACAATCCAATGCAATGATAAAGTAGCTACAAACAATATTTCCAGATTCCAATTTTAAGATATCAAAAACATAGCCATACATTCCACTGCGAGAGAACCCGAGGCGAAAAAGTGCCAAAAACGAATCAATCACTAGGGGCTTGCTGGCTCTCCACTTTTTTTGTGAATTAGAAAAGTGAAAATGCGCACGCGATACTTTTGAATCCGTTGAGTGTACACAAATAGCCAACGGCCTTCGAGTTTGTTGCACTTCGACGTAGGCTGGACAGTTCTAAAAAATACTCGCTGTAATTGTTGAACGTTTGGCTGCCTTGCACACTGAGGTGGTTTCAAGTTTTTCTCATCTTGTTTTTTCCTCTTTCCGGAGAAGAGGTCGGGTT containing:
- the LOC139532246 gene encoding protein sprouty homolog 2-like encodes the protein METSTQNGSGGGGSAGLLRALRDSGRLHRPHHAQEGQPDPGVNPSQQAPVLSLDQIRITGSSNEYTEGPTVGPIVVPRPPGSLPTQQKNDLVVPLGLGTNEQLEPQDPRPNQRNLLPQLQQLPQPTHSTVPPRDALSLSSSTEGSRNSPRTSTGSTSSVQRLLGSPAVSERIIRTQPKRVELKQEELKPLASTVGGAVVATVRGAPAAREGLLGKHVYRCEDCGRCKCQECMCPRALPSCWMCGRRCVCSVQNAVDYGTCVCCVKGLFYHCSSDDEDTCADKPFSCSQSHCCVRWSAMGLLSLFLPCLLCYLPAKGCLAACQSCYDRVKRPGCRCKNTNVVHCKSVDCKPT